A region of the Peredibacter starrii genome:
AAAGGTGGCCTTCTTATTACAACTGTCTTTTTAGAATTAGAATTCGTCTGAGTCGTATTCGCTTTTTAAAGTGTGTTTCACTTTACCAGCAGCGATCTCGCGAAGAGCAGTAACTACTTCTTTGTTTTTGCTCTTAACTTGAGAATCGTCACCTTCACGAAGTTGTTTCACGCGCTTAGCTGTTAGGTGAACTAGCTCATAACGGTTTTCAACATGCTCTAGACAATCTTCGACTGTGACTCGTGCCATACATACCTCTTGGGGAATTTAGAATCTTCATTTTTAAAAGAGAAGGCCTCTTCTGTCAAAGGAGATTATTGATACATTGCTTCAATTGTAGTCTTGTAACGCTCCGAGACAACCTTTCTTTTAATTTTTAACGAAGGAGTCAGGTAATTATCCGTGGTGAATT
Encoded here:
- the rpoZ gene encoding DNA-directed RNA polymerase subunit omega, which encodes MARVTVEDCLEHVENRYELVHLTAKRVKQLREGDDSQVKSKNKEVVTALREIAAGKVKHTLKSEYDSDEF